A window of Paremcibacter congregatus contains these coding sequences:
- a CDS encoding dipeptide epimerase → MKITDFKLAMLNVPLVTPFKTALRTVERIENIVLIIETDTGHKGHGEAPATAVITGDTHGSIICAIKDYIMPRLIGRPVTDLNEITQIIQGALVNNLSAKAAVEIAIYDLFAQYFNTPLYKILGGGQPQLSTDITISIDYIDKMVADSVQAVEAGYEILKIKVGKDIGLDIKRIKAIYAAVKDRALLRLDANQGWTARQAVDALDILEQAGVKLDLIEQPVKGKDLQGMQYVTKRVRTPVMSDESTFGPREVIQLIQMQAADIINIKLMKTGGLSNAIKIADIAAIYDVECMIGCMLESSISVVAAAHLAVAKSHVITKIDLDGPSLCKINPVESKTCFNGPEITLSDEPGLGIKSVNNLTML, encoded by the coding sequence ATGAAAATTACTGATTTCAAGCTCGCTATGCTGAATGTCCCCCTGGTAACCCCATTCAAGACCGCGCTACGTACCGTAGAGCGTATCGAAAATATCGTCCTTATCATTGAAACAGACACCGGCCACAAGGGGCATGGCGAGGCCCCGGCAACGGCTGTGATCACCGGCGACACCCACGGATCCATCATCTGCGCCATCAAGGATTATATCATGCCGCGCCTGATCGGTCGCCCGGTCACCGATCTCAATGAAATCACCCAAATCATCCAGGGGGCGTTGGTGAATAACCTAAGCGCCAAGGCGGCAGTGGAAATTGCTATTTATGACCTTTTCGCCCAGTATTTCAATACCCCTCTTTATAAAATTCTCGGCGGCGGACAACCCCAGTTGTCCACGGATATTACCATCAGCATTGATTATATTGACAAAATGGTCGCCGATTCCGTCCAGGCGGTCGAAGCCGGGTATGAAATCCTTAAAATCAAAGTAGGCAAGGATATCGGTCTTGATATCAAACGCATCAAGGCCATTTATGCGGCGGTAAAAGACCGCGCATTGCTGCGCCTTGATGCCAATCAGGGCTGGACCGCCCGTCAGGCCGTGGATGCTCTGGATATTCTGGAACAGGCTGGCGTCAAGCTCGACCTCATTGAGCAACCCGTGAAAGGCAAAGACCTGCAGGGCATGCAATATGTCACTAAACGGGTCCGGACGCCGGTAATGTCCGACGAAAGCACCTTTGGCCCGCGCGAAGTGATCCAGCTTATCCAGATGCAGGCGGCTGATATCATCAACATCAAGTTGATGAAAACCGGCGGCCTTTCAAACGCCATCAAGATTGCCGATATTGCGGCCATTTATGATGTGGAATGCATGATCGGCTGCATGCTGGAATCCAGCATCAGCGTGGTGGCCGCCGCCCATCTTGCCGTGGCTAAATCCCACGTGATCACGAAGATCGACCTGGATGGGCCGTCGCTCTGCAAGATCAATCCCGTTGAGAGCAAAACCTGTTTCAATGGACCGGAAATCACCCTCAGCGATGAGCCGGGGTTGGGCATTAAGTCGGTTAATAATCTTACGATGTTATAA
- a CDS encoding TonB-dependent receptor domain-containing protein, which produces MKYKTAKFLSTTGKIALLAGVAFVGNPVFAQEAKQQNKQNGPAEMEEILITGSRIVRTDITATSPVMEINEEQMHMDQSVNIEDITRKMPQAAGGANSTGATVGDSLGSSTIDLRGLGQNRTLVLINGTRAVPFSFRNSVDVNSIPAGMLKKVEVLTGGAAAVYGADAVAGVVNFILDDKYDGIELSAGYKYAAGGAALFNAEVTMGSEIQDGRGHISGYIGYSERSKLLAGERDFTSSVKTLIPGEGGNFTDVASGNFFAYDGSGNMTTTRQTTDVTAQRYLIQPLKRMNAGVFFNYDVVEDVAEVYGRAMFSQVKVTGAGSTGQTPVSVNEVVTITNDNPFLSAEAAALLTFNGDGEALVNVERNLGLGLQETKLVRNTFQVLVGVRGDLADNVRWDISGQYGRTDGTATVYNNGIRTDKNGNSRFGAIANTVDIFGPGTDLSSLSSPIIHSDRERTQSVISGNLTGTSADIFELPAGPIGFAVGYEYRKEEGAQTPGSALSTGTAYGLGGIGQFKDSFDTNEIYGELLVPLLNDLPFIQELNAEGAYRTSDYSNTGKADTYKLGLSWAVNDDLRFRGTRQTAIRSPNLGEFASPETALSLALFDPESPSFIPRLGGRFDGDPCLDGRGDATQCALFGAAAPGTAFDTSKAIYTFGGNPDIKPEEAVTYTLGFVYTPNYLDGMSLTVDYYNIKITDAVSQIQPISALTNCYIDNPTPDNPLCGAVLRDSSTGLISKAIVNDFNLASLKQAGLDVGFQYRFNAPEGFGESMQFGYQGNIVLSQSRQNNATVEPIDCKATFGTSCTGDFASVLQAGYKHRVTLDWSSENVNVQLGWRRIGSVKNVLDETDVIDAQNYVDIAAVWNITESYQLTAGIENIFDKKPPLPASNSNLYGTVSDYDVIGTTVGLTFRIRH; this is translated from the coding sequence ATGAAATATAAAACCGCCAAATTTTTATCAACGACAGGGAAAATTGCGCTTCTTGCCGGCGTCGCTTTTGTAGGAAATCCTGTTTTCGCCCAAGAGGCAAAACAGCAGAATAAGCAGAATGGCCCCGCTGAAATGGAAGAAATTCTGATCACCGGTTCACGCATTGTACGCACCGATATTACAGCCACCAGCCCTGTGATGGAAATTAATGAAGAACAGATGCATATGGATCAGTCTGTTAACATTGAAGATATCACACGGAAAATGCCACAAGCCGCTGGTGGGGCCAATTCCACAGGCGCGACAGTTGGCGATTCCCTCGGCTCCTCAACCATTGATTTAAGAGGTCTGGGGCAAAACAGAACATTGGTTCTTATTAATGGCACCAGAGCTGTACCCTTCAGCTTCCGAAATTCCGTAGACGTAAACTCAATTCCCGCAGGCATGTTAAAAAAAGTTGAAGTCCTGACAGGCGGCGCCGCGGCTGTTTACGGCGCTGACGCCGTCGCCGGAGTGGTCAATTTTATCCTTGATGACAAATATGACGGTATTGAGCTTTCCGCAGGCTATAAATACGCCGCAGGCGGAGCCGCACTTTTTAATGCGGAAGTCACCATGGGCAGCGAAATTCAAGACGGTCGCGGTCATATCAGCGGTTATATCGGCTACTCAGAGCGCTCTAAACTCTTGGCGGGAGAGCGAGACTTCACCAGTAGTGTCAAAACCCTGATCCCGGGGGAAGGCGGGAACTTCACCGATGTTGCCAGCGGTAACTTTTTCGCCTACGACGGCAGTGGTAATATGACCACTACCCGTCAAACGACGGATGTCACGGCACAACGTTACCTGATTCAGCCCCTGAAACGCATGAATGCCGGTGTTTTCTTTAATTATGACGTCGTCGAAGATGTTGCCGAAGTATATGGCCGAGCCATGTTCTCTCAAGTCAAGGTAACCGGCGCCGGCTCTACAGGTCAAACACCTGTTTCCGTTAATGAAGTCGTTACTATTACCAACGACAACCCATTCCTGTCCGCGGAAGCTGCAGCGTTGCTGACCTTTAACGGCGACGGGGAAGCTCTGGTGAATGTTGAGAGAAATCTTGGTCTTGGTCTGCAAGAAACCAAACTGGTTCGTAATACATTCCAGGTTCTTGTTGGGGTGCGCGGAGACCTGGCCGACAATGTCCGTTGGGATATTTCCGGTCAATATGGCCGCACCGACGGCACCGCAACAGTTTATAATAACGGCATACGTACTGATAAAAACGGCAACAGTCGCTTTGGGGCCATTGCCAATACGGTTGATATTTTCGGCCCGGGCACTGACCTGAGTTCCTTAAGCAGCCCGATCATCCATTCCGACCGGGAAAGAACCCAGTCCGTAATTTCGGGTAACCTGACCGGCACATCTGCGGATATCTTCGAGTTACCTGCCGGCCCCATCGGCTTTGCTGTCGGCTATGAATACCGTAAAGAAGAAGGCGCTCAAACACCTGGTTCCGCTCTCAGCACAGGTACGGCTTACGGTCTTGGCGGCATCGGCCAGTTCAAAGACAGCTTTGATACCAATGAGATTTATGGCGAGCTCCTTGTGCCCCTGTTAAATGATCTACCCTTTATTCAGGAATTGAACGCGGAAGGCGCCTATCGCACATCCGATTATTCCAATACCGGTAAAGCAGATACCTACAAATTAGGTTTGAGCTGGGCTGTCAATGATGACCTGAGGTTCCGTGGCACACGTCAAACCGCAATCCGCTCGCCAAATCTCGGTGAATTCGCCAGTCCGGAAACAGCGCTTTCATTGGCTCTTTTTGATCCCGAAAGCCCCAGCTTCATCCCCCGCCTAGGCGGCCGTTTTGACGGTGACCCCTGTCTAGATGGCAGAGGGGATGCCACACAATGCGCCTTGTTCGGTGCCGCCGCGCCGGGAACGGCTTTTGACACCTCCAAAGCCATCTATACCTTTGGTGGGAATCCAGACATCAAGCCTGAAGAAGCGGTCACTTATACCCTCGGTTTTGTCTATACACCGAATTACCTCGACGGCATGAGCCTGACAGTTGACTATTATAATATCAAGATCACCGATGCGGTTAGCCAAATTCAGCCCATTTCTGCCCTGACAAACTGTTATATTGATAACCCGACCCCAGACAACCCCCTTTGTGGCGCAGTTCTCCGCGATTCTTCTACCGGATTGATCAGCAAGGCGATTGTCAATGACTTTAACCTGGCCAGCCTGAAACAAGCCGGTTTGGATGTGGGTTTCCAATATCGTTTCAATGCCCCTGAAGGGTTTGGCGAAAGCATGCAATTTGGCTATCAAGGCAATATCGTATTGTCCCAATCACGTCAGAACAATGCGACCGTCGAACCTATCGACTGTAAAGCCACATTTGGCACCTCCTGTACCGGTGACTTCGCCAGTGTATTGCAGGCCGGCTACAAACACCGTGTCACCCTTGACTGGAGCAGCGAAAATGTTAATGTCCAGCTTGGATGGCGTCGGATTGGCAGTGTCAAAAACGTTCTGGACGAGACAGACGTGATTGACGCTCAGAATTATGTCGATATTGCAGCCGTCTGGAACATCACAGAAAGTTATCAGTTGACCGCGGGTATTGAAAATATCTTCGATAAAAAGCCACCACTTCCAGCTTCAAATAGCAATTTGTACGGCACCGTCAGCGACTATGATGTCATTGGCACAACGGTTGGTCTCACCTTCCGTATTCGCCATTAA
- the lysA gene encoding diaminopimelate decarboxylase translates to MDSFAYRHHKLHAEDFPLERMAQEIGTPFYCYSTETLIRHHSVFCEAFTDRDFLLCYAVKANTNQAVIKTLADQGAGADVVSEGELRRALKAGIPADKIVYSGVAKTKREMAYALEKGIFQFNVESEPELYQLNDVASRLGKVAAIAFRINPDVDAKTHAKIATGRAENKFGVPLKRARAIYADAAKLPGIRVQGVDLHIGSQLTDLAPFEQAFHIAGKLVEDLRRDGHDITVLDLGGGLGIPYDQTETAPPLPHLYGQMAQRIVGHLGCKIICEPGRLLVGNAGILVSEVIYVKKGEDRNFLIIDAAMNDLIRPSLYEAYHEIVALEETGANPVTYDIVGPVCETGDTFAQGRTLPELATGDLVAIRSAGAYGAVMASTYNTRRLIPEVLVKGDSYAVIRPRPDYEDIIGLDVLPDWLD, encoded by the coding sequence ATGGATTCTTTTGCATATCGGCATCATAAACTGCATGCGGAAGATTTCCCCCTTGAGCGGATGGCCCAGGAAATCGGGACGCCCTTCTATTGTTATTCGACAGAAACGCTCATCCGTCATCATTCTGTATTTTGCGAAGCTTTTACGGACCGCGATTTCCTGTTGTGTTACGCCGTTAAGGCGAATACCAATCAGGCGGTGATTAAAACTCTCGCTGATCAAGGAGCCGGGGCCGATGTGGTGTCGGAAGGCGAATTACGCCGGGCCTTAAAAGCCGGCATCCCGGCGGACAAGATCGTTTATTCCGGGGTTGCCAAAACCAAGAGAGAGATGGCTTACGCCCTGGAAAAAGGTATTTTTCAATTTAACGTGGAATCCGAGCCGGAACTTTATCAGTTAAACGACGTAGCCAGCCGGTTGGGCAAGGTCGCCGCCATTGCCTTCCGCATAAATCCTGATGTGGATGCAAAAACCCATGCCAAGATTGCCACGGGAAGGGCGGAAAATAAATTTGGCGTACCTCTGAAAAGGGCCCGGGCCATTTATGCCGACGCCGCAAAACTACCCGGCATCAGGGTACAGGGGGTTGATCTTCATATCGGATCCCAATTGACAGACTTGGCGCCTTTTGAGCAGGCCTTCCATATCGCCGGAAAATTGGTGGAGGATTTACGACGAGACGGTCATGACATCACCGTTCTTGATCTGGGCGGCGGTTTGGGGATTCCGTATGACCAGACAGAAACAGCTCCTCCCTTGCCCCACCTTTATGGCCAGATGGCACAACGGATCGTTGGACATCTGGGTTGCAAGATTATTTGTGAACCCGGGCGACTTCTGGTGGGGAATGCCGGCATCTTGGTGTCCGAGGTTATTTATGTCAAAAAAGGCGAGGATCGTAATTTTCTTATCATTGATGCGGCCATGAATGACCTGATCAGGCCCAGCCTGTATGAAGCTTATCACGAGATCGTCGCCCTGGAGGAAACCGGCGCTAACCCGGTAACATACGACATCGTCGGCCCCGTCTGCGAAACGGGTGATACCTTTGCCCAAGGCCGGACCTTGCCCGAACTTGCAACTGGTGACCTTGTGGCCATCCGTTCCGCAGGGGCTTACGGAGCCGTAATGGCTTCGACCTATAATACAAGACGGCTTATCCCGGAAGTATTGGTAAAGGGTGACTCATATGCCGTTATTCGCCCTCGACCGGACTATGAAGACATCATTGGTCTGGATGTCCTGCCAGACTGGCTTGACTAA
- a CDS encoding MurR/RpiR family transcriptional regulator, translating into MKDCLGEMQRSVREMSGNGRKLADFILNNASLLRDYSSQQLAEAVGVSQSSVVKFSQKLGYRGYPDLKLAVSEDLGRGGTTQSDLVQAGARTTPAMGGVFEDIARMKRDILNTIAELNQEEVLLDVVRVLEEAHRIQFVAAGGYSLLLKDFSLKLMIMGKSVIAESDLFLQKANLASMKRGDVLLAVSVSGQNSQIVDLAETAKEAGVTVISVTEYDVNPLSLCADLSLFLCSEEAVASQIEHVPHIAGRVALQHIIDALFLLLSNRNAHMRELLIDSRRASGHS; encoded by the coding sequence ATGAAAGACTGTTTGGGAGAAATGCAGCGTTCGGTCCGGGAAATGTCTGGTAACGGACGAAAACTGGCTGACTTTATTCTTAATAATGCGTCTTTGCTGCGGGATTATTCGTCACAACAATTGGCGGAGGCTGTGGGAGTCAGTCAATCCAGTGTGGTGAAGTTCAGCCAGAAACTGGGGTATCGGGGCTATCCTGACCTGAAATTGGCCGTGAGCGAGGATTTGGGACGAGGCGGAACGACACAGTCGGATCTTGTTCAAGCCGGTGCCCGGACGACGCCGGCCATGGGCGGTGTTTTTGAGGATATAGCCCGAATGAAACGGGATATTCTAAACACCATTGCCGAGCTGAATCAGGAAGAGGTTTTGCTTGATGTTGTTCGGGTACTTGAGGAGGCACATCGTATACAATTTGTTGCTGCCGGGGGGTACTCGCTCCTTTTAAAGGATTTTTCCCTCAAACTGATGATCATGGGCAAGTCGGTTATTGCGGAAAGCGATCTGTTTTTACAAAAGGCTAACCTGGCCTCTATGAAGCGGGGCGATGTTCTGCTTGCGGTGTCTGTTTCCGGACAAAATAGCCAAATTGTTGATCTGGCGGAAACGGCTAAGGAGGCTGGCGTCACAGTAATCAGCGTAACGGAATATGATGTAAACCCTCTCAGTCTTTGTGCCGACCTTAGCCTGTTTCTCTGTTCGGAAGAGGCGGTGGCTAGTCAAATCGAACATGTTCCGCATATTGCCGGGCGTGTCGCCCTGCAACATATCATCGATGCCTTGTTTTTACTGTTATCGAACCGTAATGCGCATATGCGTGAATTGCTTATCGATAGTCGACGCGCCTCGGGTCACAGTTAA
- a CDS encoding serine hydrolase, which yields MFVSPVRNHPKNSLKLGKVMHLCLGFCLSLCLGLGLGLSPDLQAKPSKGPSQWQIKKVVRQALDRFNTPGMAVSIVHKGKIVHLAGYGKRDYAASDKVDADTLFSIASTTKAFTTAALAILVDEGKLGWDDLVTSHLPDFKMADPWVTGEFTIRDLLTHRSGLGPGAGDLMLWPEPSGFSRTEIIHNLRHLDPVTSFRSEYAYDNLLYIVAGEVVAVASGTSWEEFVQTRILDPLNMACYSGRIPEESLHNVATPHGVVEGKIVPIPRNAINGAVKASAAAGGMVCNVRGMARWMMTQLQGGVGPEGNRLFSEEQRDEMWRSHTILPLSDKERAWDNTHFKTYGLGWRKADVRGYEVVSHTGTLSGMQAYLTLVPELEVGIMILSNGSNSAARSSVMQTIVKSYMGAPKKNWIKEYTQAQQEARAETKAKTAPLVSSGSMALPAHRYVGLYRDRWFGQVEVRETKRGLRFRSIKSIQLQGNLEPFEGNTFIVRWDNRNMGADAYVSFTPDEAGKIVTVKMIPVSEDTDFSFDFQDLLFHREK from the coding sequence GTGTTTGTGTCACCAGTCAGAAATCATCCTAAGAATAGTCTAAAGCTTGGCAAGGTGATGCACCTTTGTCTGGGTTTCTGCTTGAGCCTGTGTCTGGGCCTGGGCCTGGGCCTCTCCCCCGATCTCCAGGCTAAACCGTCAAAAGGCCCTAGTCAGTGGCAGATCAAAAAGGTGGTCCGGCAGGCGCTGGATCGCTTTAACACCCCGGGCATGGCCGTCAGCATTGTCCATAAGGGCAAGATTGTGCATTTGGCGGGATATGGCAAACGGGATTACGCGGCCTCTGACAAGGTGGACGCCGATACGTTGTTTAGCATCGCATCCACCACCAAAGCCTTTACAACAGCGGCGCTCGCCATTTTGGTGGATGAAGGAAAACTCGGGTGGGATGATCTGGTCACCAGCCATTTGCCAGATTTCAAAATGGCTGACCCTTGGGTGACCGGGGAATTTACCATCCGCGACCTGCTGACGCATCGTAGTGGGCTGGGGCCCGGCGCCGGAGATTTGATGTTATGGCCGGAACCTTCCGGATTCTCCCGCACGGAAATTATTCACAACCTCCGTCATCTGGATCCGGTGACCAGTTTCCGCAGCGAATATGCTTATGATAACCTTCTTTATATAGTCGCCGGGGAGGTAGTGGCTGTGGCCAGCGGCACTTCCTGGGAAGAGTTTGTGCAGACGCGTATCCTGGACCCCTTGAATATGGCCTGTTATTCGGGGAGAATACCGGAGGAAAGCCTCCATAATGTGGCCACCCCTCATGGGGTTGTGGAAGGTAAAATTGTCCCCATTCCACGCAATGCCATTAACGGCGCGGTGAAAGCCTCGGCGGCGGCAGGGGGAATGGTCTGTAATGTGCGGGGTATGGCGCGCTGGATGATGACCCAGTTACAAGGCGGCGTTGGCCCCGAAGGAAACCGTCTTTTCAGTGAAGAGCAACGGGACGAAATGTGGCGGTCCCACACTATCTTACCTTTGTCGGATAAAGAAAGAGCGTGGGATAACACGCATTTCAAAACTTACGGCCTCGGCTGGCGCAAAGCGGATGTGCGGGGATATGAAGTGGTGTCCCATACAGGTACCTTGTCCGGCATGCAGGCCTACCTGACATTGGTGCCTGAATTAGAAGTCGGGATTATGATCCTGAGTAACGGGTCCAATTCTGCGGCCCGGTCTTCGGTCATGCAAACAATTGTCAAATCCTATATGGGCGCTCCTAAAAAGAACTGGATCAAAGAGTATACTCAGGCGCAGCAAGAGGCCAGGGCTGAAACAAAAGCGAAGACCGCCCCGCTAGTGAGCAGCGGCAGTATGGCGCTGCCCGCCCATCGTTATGTGGGCTTGTATCGGGATCGGTGGTTCGGCCAGGTGGAAGTGCGGGAAACCAAAAGGGGGTTGCGGTTCCGCTCGATAAAGTCAATCCAGCTTCAAGGGAATCTCGAACCCTTTGAAGGGAATACTTTTATTGTAAGGTGGGATAACCGTAATATGGGGGCCGACGCTTATGTCTCTTTTACGCCGGATGAGGCGGGCAAAATCGTCACGGTGAAAATGATCCCCGTTTCAGAAGATACCGATTTCAGTTTTGATTTCCAGGACCTACTGTTTCATAGAGAGAAATAA
- a CDS encoding DUF819 domain-containing protein, whose product MITNGFTYLAVLIFIGGAIKLLEDTKRFRIFDYVPGVVALYFIVMVLASLGLWSETDSVSTTYSGVKGNLLPAMIFLMLLKGDLRQIAALGPRMLTAFAAASVSIGIGFIITYSLLMHWLPDGSWKAFAALSGSWMGGTGNMAAIQGALNVPDSSMGYTLLMDSIDYAIWVILLLALVPHAPIFNRWTKSNSRLLDEIGRKIEAEENKTPRPLNFTSLIFLIGAGLMASAVAQSLAGLMPVSSFFSQTTWAVLIVTVFGVLAAMSPLGRLPGSNEIANVMLYAIIGLIASKADFSELTQAPLFVFAGLMILLIHGACMMVAAKLFKLDLFSCGVASLANIGGVASAPILAAAYSQALIPVGVLMAMLGYIIGTGGGLLVGKILALLT is encoded by the coding sequence GTGATCACAAACGGTTTTACCTATCTGGCTGTTTTAATATTTATTGGCGGCGCCATTAAGCTGCTGGAAGATACAAAACGGTTCAGAATATTTGACTATGTGCCCGGTGTGGTTGCCCTGTATTTTATCGTTATGGTCCTCGCCTCTCTGGGGCTCTGGTCCGAAACTGATAGTGTTTCCACCACCTATAGCGGCGTCAAAGGTAATCTACTGCCGGCCATGATTTTCCTGATGTTACTCAAAGGCGACCTGCGACAGATTGCGGCCCTCGGCCCCCGCATGCTAACGGCCTTTGCCGCCGCGTCAGTCAGCATCGGCATTGGTTTTATTATCACCTACAGCCTGCTGATGCATTGGCTGCCGGACGGTTCCTGGAAGGCCTTTGCCGCGCTCAGCGGAAGCTGGATGGGCGGGACCGGCAATATGGCCGCCATACAGGGAGCCTTGAATGTACCGGATTCGAGCATGGGTTATACCCTGCTGATGGATTCCATAGACTATGCCATATGGGTGATTCTTCTGCTTGCTCTGGTGCCCCACGCCCCGATCTTCAATCGCTGGACAAAAAGCAATTCTCGTCTGCTGGATGAGATCGGCCGCAAGATCGAGGCGGAAGAAAACAAGACCCCGCGCCCGTTGAACTTTACCTCACTGATTTTTCTGATCGGGGCCGGTTTGATGGCCTCGGCTGTGGCCCAATCCCTGGCCGGACTGATGCCTGTCAGCAGCTTCTTCTCCCAGACGACCTGGGCCGTACTGATTGTCACCGTTTTTGGTGTTCTGGCCGCCATGAGCCCCCTGGGCCGCCTGCCGGGATCGAATGAAATCGCCAACGTCATGCTCTATGCGATCATCGGCCTGATTGCCTCCAAAGCCGATTTTTCCGAATTGACCCAAGCACCGCTTTTTGTCTTTGCCGGTCTGATGATTTTACTGATCCACGGGGCCTGCATGATGGTGGCGGCCAAATTATTCAAGCTGGATCTTTTTTCCTGCGGCGTCGCATCGCTGGCCAATATTGGCGGTGTGGCCTCGGCCCCGATCCTTGCCGCCGCCTATTCTCAAGCCCTGATCCCGGTCGGCGTACTTATGGCGATGCTGGGGTATATCATTGGCACGGGCGGCGGCCTTTTGGTCGGGAAAATACTGGCTCTTCTAACTTAG
- a CDS encoding NlpC/P60 family protein, protein MTYRNIAPAKKIMASTLMTATFALLLTACGPQDSPLQQSLPPLTDPFVSDVMGITEKHLSPDHWVASSSRSKILMTAAEIHDFNARNIAAEKTLYNLASLPQNLSRDDLLARIRSISNVPKYPRIYSDGTPVTQKDFSRYEASLNLEAIKENNMLRFAMAVRRTPLRTYPTLDLLFSSDADNRDIERFQESTLFPADIAVILHESVDGNWSLIQSNTYIAWVQNKDIAVGARADILAYKAAKDFLLVTGDKIHTTYNPEVPEVSELQLDMGVRLPLDRPEEFQHNLYGQNPYLSHMVKLPIRQPDGSLAFRHALISRAKDVHVGYLPFTEENIIRQAFKFLGERYGWGHRYNGRDCTGFVSEVYKSFGILLPRNSGDQARSPIGQNTRFDKDTPRDVKHTVLHQSRVGDMVYMPGHVMMILGQSDGQPFVIHDVTGLGYMQQDGSIYKGTLNGVSITPIIPLQSNPKRTYVDTVSNIKSIR, encoded by the coding sequence ATGACATACCGTAACATTGCTCCCGCAAAAAAAATAATGGCCTCAACGCTTATGACAGCAACCTTCGCCCTGCTGCTCACCGCCTGCGGGCCGCAAGACAGCCCGCTTCAACAGAGCTTACCTCCCCTGACGGATCCTTTTGTATCTGATGTCATGGGAATTACGGAAAAACACCTTTCTCCGGACCATTGGGTTGCCTCGTCATCCCGTTCGAAAATTTTGATGACAGCGGCAGAGATCCACGACTTCAATGCCCGTAATATAGCCGCAGAAAAAACCCTTTATAACCTCGCTTCCCTGCCGCAAAACTTGTCCAGAGACGATCTTTTGGCCCGCATTCGTTCCATCAGCAACGTCCCTAAATACCCCCGAATTTATAGCGATGGCACCCCTGTCACCCAAAAAGATTTTTCCCGGTACGAAGCAAGCCTCAACCTGGAGGCGATCAAAGAAAATAATATGCTGCGGTTCGCCATGGCGGTGCGTCGTACACCCTTACGCACCTACCCCACCCTTGACCTTCTGTTCAGTAGCGATGCGGATAATAGAGACATTGAACGGTTTCAGGAATCCACTCTGTTTCCTGCCGATATTGCTGTGATCCTTCATGAAAGCGTCGATGGCAACTGGTCCTTGATCCAGAGCAATACTTACATTGCCTGGGTTCAAAACAAGGATATCGCCGTAGGCGCTCGCGCTGATATTCTCGCCTACAAGGCGGCAAAAGATTTTCTGCTGGTGACGGGCGATAAAATCCACACCACCTATAACCCCGAGGTGCCGGAAGTCTCCGAATTGCAGCTGGACATGGGGGTTCGCCTTCCCCTCGACCGTCCAGAAGAATTTCAACATAACCTCTATGGCCAAAATCCTTATCTCAGCCATATGGTGAAACTCCCCATACGTCAACCAGACGGCAGCCTCGCTTTTCGTCATGCGCTGATTTCCCGCGCCAAGGATGTTCACGTAGGCTATTTACCCTTTACGGAAGAAAATATTATCCGGCAGGCGTTTAAATTTCTTGGCGAGCGCTATGGTTGGGGGCACCGCTACAATGGCCGGGACTGCACAGGCTTTGTTTCCGAAGTCTACAAAAGCTTTGGTATCCTGTTGCCGCGCAATTCCGGTGATCAAGCCAGAAGCCCCATCGGACAAAATACACGCTTTGATAAAGACACCCCCCGGGACGTCAAGCATACTGTCTTGCATCAATCCCGCGTGGGGGATATGGTCTATATGCCTGGGCATGTCATGATGATCCTTGGTCAGTCAGACGGACAACCTTTTGTGATCCATGACGTTACGGGGCTTGGTTATATGCAGCAGGATGGGAGTATATATAAAGGCACCCTGAACGGCGTCTCCATCACCCCGATTATTCCCTTGCAAAGCAACCCGAAACGAACTTATGTGGATACAGTATCCAACATCAAGTCTATTCGATGA